TTTTTGATAATTCAAGCATTTTGGAAAATAGATGGTCAGTTTTGTTATGATCCATCCACATCAAGCATCAAggaatattcaaaatttgattcCTATCATCCTGATAAAATAATTCTATTCTTTTTATGTTTCAGCAACAATACTAGGGCGCCCGTAAGGGTTTGCAATTCTTGTAACAGCAATGATTAGttttaagtttataaaattaaGCTCTTTTTCACTTTCATTCTAGTCCTTCCACATTCATTCATGACCTTAAGTATATCTCTTCCTTTTTTATTCTTACACATTCAATTCCCTCACACCTAAGTGTTGTGATCGAATTTAATTTGTTAGGCTATTCCATGAATGCATTATTCAGAATTGTTTTCTCTGGATATTCACGTCTTTCTAGTTTCGTCCTCAGGTATTTTAACTCATATCTTCAAATACAAAAGATAGTACTctataaaataaacattaattattttaattaaggttaTTTGAATTGGATCGGATTGATTTACCGAAAATCGATTGGGGTACCGATTTGGAGAAGGGTGTTGAACTAATTGACCTGAGAATTGGTGCTTATCGGTACAATTACCAGTCTAGTGCTAAAAACTTTGATTCTAATACATTCATTTATGTATTATTACAACATGGTTCATAGATTAGGTTAGGTTATGATAGTAAAATAgcctcatatatattttaaataattcattataCAATCTCTTATTTTTCAaccctaatttttagggttttatttggTTCTATCACTTACTCCGTTTCAATCGATTCGAAAGGTTGTAGGTCGAAGATCTGACACTTGGTAAAACTCATGTTTGGCTGCTTCAACGTTCAAACAAGGTTGTTGGACCAACTATGACTCAAAAACAGTGTGATTTGTTAATAAACCATTTCTTAAAAATGACCAGAGTCCAATCTCTTACAATCTAAAATACCAAAAAAGGAAATCTAACaaggtgaatttttttttcattaactaAAGACAGGAAGGTTATAAAATATGCACCCTTATTACACTGAATAAATTATAGTAGAaatgtgtttcaaaaaaaaaaattatagtagaAATGAAGTTTTGCATCACATCAAGCAACATATTGAGACCCGAACTCTGTAACATTTCTGACCCCCCCCCCCATTGAGAAACGCattaaagaaaaaccaaaaatcatcttAACATATAACTTTTATCAGGGCCAGTTAACACCCAAGTATGAACACCAAAGTTGGTCTTTCCCTCTGCTTACTCAAAAAGACTCCAACTGAGGTAAACGGGAAGACCCGACACCCTTTTACGAAGGCACACGTGCATCGAACCGACACGACTAGCAGAAACAGGAATAAGCCAAGTGGTTCCTCTTGGCAACGTAAGGAGAGAGGTAGTTGGTGATGGGGGCAGACGTAGCAGGTATATCAGCTGGAACAAGGATTTGAGGCTTCCCTGAAGCTATTCTTTTTCCAGCTACATTGGCATAGAACAAGCCGGATATGGCTGGTACAAATACATCACTCTGAGAACATATATGGAAGTCTATAACCTTTTCAAATTCCGAATCTTCTGATTCAAGGAACTTCCCCTTTTTCTCATCTGGCATTACGCTTTCCTACATTAATTGCAGTAGCACACACAGGTTCAAAATCAAGCATTGCACATAATGGTTCAAGAAGCATATTGAAAATACAGTAATTATTATCAGACAAAAGATGAATTTACTCACCTTTGTGTATGTCATAGGGAAGATATCTCTGAGGACACCAAGGCTGTTATCCCACCTTGATTGAGTCAGGTATATGGTGGTATCCGTATCAAACCCGACCTTCCTCAAGAATAAAGCTATCTCCTGTGCATTATAACAACTTTTTGCTCTGGCAGAACCACTTCCATGGCAATTCTTATTTTCAAGTATCTCAACCCTCAAGTCCACTGCTATAAACTTGCCATTTGATTTGCGACTCAAAGTCCTAAGCCGTTCGATCATTGAATCAACAACTTCGAGAACCTCTGATTGTAACTCGAAGGTTCCAAACATTCCCAAACATGCGACTGAATCAACACTACTTTTTTGTGCGGTTTTTCTCATATTTACACTAGGGAAGTAGGTCGCAAGCCTTATGTTGCCCTTTGATTTAAATACAGGTTCTACACTTTCCACAATGTGATCTTCAGTGACCCGGTTCGGAACTTTCACAGCAGCAAGATCCCTGATTGATATTTCATTTGGCAACTCTTTTGCTACTTTGACAATCCCATCCAGGCTTTTCATGAACTTGTCAACATCATAAATATCCTCAAAGtttctgaaaattttcaattatgtAGTATGAGaaaaaagttgaaggaaaagGAAAGGGGAGAACATGAGATCTCGAAAATGAACACGAGCACGAACCTTACATCACCGGGTTTGCTCCCTCTAATGTCTGGAAGTACAAGAGTTGCTGTTAGATACCTTGCTACCACTACAGCATCAGCTATCTGATGAGAACATTGCACACCACAGAATGAATAATAAATCAGATGGAAAACAAGATAATGCTTTCAAAAGATTATTGTATCGATTCATTCAAGATCCCATTCCTGATTAAGGCATGTTTACATTTACCAATTTAACAAGATAAGGTTACCATGAGCAACAGTTTACCTGAGAGACATGATATTCTGGACCATTAGTCAATGAGAAAGTAACATACCCTCTCGACTGCTCTATCTCATCTGTCACCCAATTAACAACACCATCAGTTAAAA
The genomic region above belongs to Gossypium hirsutum isolate 1008001.06 chromosome D05, Gossypium_hirsutum_v2.1, whole genome shotgun sequence and contains:
- the LOC107906350 gene encoding protein MANNAN SYNTHESIS-RELATED 1 produces the protein MGVDLRQVVAGILTLTMFVMLGQMIKRDHFDSLQDKLPGDGEDAHFESVNAIENDGLVKLSKRSKGPWMEDIQELKPCWSRTDLDEIEQSRGYVTFSLTNGPEYHVSQIADAVVVARYLTATLVLPDIRGSKPGDVRNFEDIYDVDKFMKSLDGIVKVAKELPNEISIRDLAAVKVPNRVTEDHIVESVEPVFKSKGNIRLATYFPSVNMRKTAQKSSVDSVACLGMFGTFELQSEVLEVVDSMIERLRTLSRKSNGKFIAVDLRVEILENKNCHGSGSARAKSCYNAQEIALFLRKVGFDTDTTIYLTQSRWDNSLGVLRDIFPMTYTKESVMPDEKKGKFLESEDSEFEKVIDFHICSQSDVFVPAISGLFYANVAGKRIASGKPQILVPADIPATSAPITNYLSPYVAKRNHLAYSCFC